Proteins encoded together in one Undibacterium sp. CCC3.4 window:
- the purH gene encoding bifunctional phosphoribosylaminoimidazolecarboxamide formyltransferase/IMP cyclohydrolase, producing MIKQALISVSDKTGVLDFARELTALGVTLLSTGGTAKLLADNGLAVTEVADYTGFPEMLDGRVKTLHPKVHGGILARRDFPLHTAALAEHAIPTIDMVVVNLYPFQQTVAKGECSLEDAIENIDIGGPTMLRSAAKNHKDVTVIVDPADYSVVLAEMKAAANVVSYETKFALAKKVFAHTAQYDGAITNYLTSLGADKAHATRSAYPQTLNLHFEKVQEMRYGENPHQSAAFYRDLHTTAGALANYRQLQGKELSYNNIADADAAWECVKSFDASACVIVKHANPCGVALGATPFEAYSKALQTDPTSAFGGIIAFNRELDGAAAEIVAKQFVEVLIAPSFSAEAKQIFAAKQNVRLLEISLGDGLNQYDFKRVVGGLLVQAPDAKHVTQEELRVVSKLQPTPTQMADLMFAWRVAKYVKSNAIVFCGNGMTLGVGAGQMSRIDSARIAAIKADNAGLSLTGSAVASDAFFPFRDGLDVVVDAGATCVIHPGGSMRDQEVIDAADERGVVMVYTGTRHFRH from the coding sequence ATGATTAAACAAGCCCTTATATCCGTCTCCGACAAGACCGGCGTGCTCGATTTTGCACGTGAACTGACGGCGCTCGGCGTCACACTGTTGTCCACCGGCGGTACTGCCAAATTATTGGCCGACAACGGCTTGGCCGTGACCGAAGTGGCCGACTACACCGGTTTTCCGGAAATGCTCGACGGTCGCGTCAAAACCCTGCACCCGAAAGTCCACGGCGGTATTCTGGCGCGCCGCGATTTTCCGCTGCACACCGCGGCCTTGGCGGAACACGCCATCCCGACCATCGACATGGTAGTGGTCAATCTCTACCCATTCCAGCAAACCGTCGCCAAAGGCGAGTGTTCCCTCGAAGATGCGATTGAAAACATCGACATCGGCGGCCCGACCATGTTGCGTTCGGCAGCGAAAAACCATAAAGACGTTACCGTCATCGTCGACCCGGCCGATTACAGCGTGGTGCTGGCCGAAATGAAAGCCGCCGCCAATGTAGTGAGCTACGAAACCAAGTTTGCACTGGCCAAGAAAGTGTTCGCTCACACCGCCCAATACGACGGTGCCATTACCAACTATCTGACCAGCTTGGGCGCAGACAAAGCACATGCGACCCGCAGCGCCTATCCGCAAACCCTGAACCTGCATTTCGAAAAAGTGCAGGAAATGCGTTACGGTGAAAACCCACATCAGTCGGCCGCGTTTTACCGCGATCTGCATACGACTGCCGGCGCCCTGGCCAATTATCGCCAATTGCAGGGCAAAGAGTTGTCCTACAATAATATCGCCGATGCCGATGCGGCTTGGGAATGCGTTAAATCGTTTGACGCATCGGCTTGCGTCATCGTCAAACATGCCAACCCTTGCGGCGTCGCGCTTGGCGCCACACCGTTTGAAGCCTATAGCAAGGCATTGCAAACTGACCCAACCTCAGCCTTCGGCGGCATCATCGCCTTTAATCGCGAGCTCGATGGCGCAGCGGCGGAAATCGTCGCCAAACAATTTGTTGAAGTGTTGATCGCACCATCATTCAGCGCCGAAGCGAAGCAGATTTTCGCCGCCAAACAAAATGTTCGTTTGCTCGAAATTTCACTCGGTGACGGCCTCAATCAATACGATTTCAAACGCGTCGTCGGCGGCTTATTGGTACAAGCACCGGACGCTAAACATGTCACGCAAGAAGAATTACGCGTGGTCTCGAAGTTACAACCGACACCAACACAAATGGCCGATCTGATGTTCGCCTGGCGCGTGGCCAAGTATGTGAAATCGAATGCCATCGTTTTCTGCGGCAATGGCATGACCTTGGGCGTCGGTGCCGGCCAAATGAGTCGTATCGATTCCGCGCGCATCGCCGCGATCAAGGCCGACAATGCCGGTTTGAGCCTGACTGGTTCGGCCGTGGCGTCGGACGCCTTCTTCCCATTCCGTGACGGCCTCGACGTCGTCGTCGATGCCGGCGCGACGTGCGTGATTCATCCGGGTGGCTCGATGCGCGATCAAGAAGTCATCGATGCCGCCGACGAACGCGGCGTCGTCATGGTCTATACTGGTACACGTCACTTCCGCCATTAA
- a CDS encoding helix-turn-helix domain-containing protein, with amino-acid sequence MSKDSIQDAVHKNLEKYFRDLGEQPASNIYDMVVLAVEKPMLEMVMTRASSNQSQAADMLGINRNTLRKKLQQHGLL; translated from the coding sequence ATGAGCAAAGATAGTATTCAAGACGCCGTCCATAAAAACCTGGAAAAGTATTTCCGCGATCTCGGTGAGCAACCGGCATCAAATATCTACGATATGGTGGTACTGGCAGTAGAAAAACCGATGTTGGAAATGGTGATGACGCGCGCCTCCAGCAATCAGTCGCAAGCCGCCGACATGTTGGGCATCAATCGCAACACCCTGCGCAAAAAATTGCAGCAGCACGGCTTGCTGTAA
- the dusB gene encoding tRNA dihydrouridine synthase DusB encodes MQIGPYVLRNNIFVAPMAGVTDRPFRQLCKELGAGYAVSEMAASNPKLWETEKSTRRTNHSGEMEPKAVQIAGADARMLADCAKFNVDKGAQIIDINMGCPVKKVCNAWCGSALLQHESLVAEILDAVVAAVNVPVTLKFRTGWDRANKNALNIARIAEAAGIQMLTLHGRTRADAYRGEAEYDTIAAVKSAVRIPVVANGDITTPEKARHVLAVTGADAIMIGRAAQGRPWIFREIEHFLRTGVHLPPPLISEVRTLMDGHLRAHYAFYGDYLGVRTARKHIGWYVQDLIGGEQFRQQMNLLTDCEQQLAAVSHFFDGMAGERLQYRPFEEKMAA; translated from the coding sequence GTGCAAATCGGCCCTTACGTCTTGCGGAATAATATTTTTGTCGCACCCATGGCCGGTGTGACGGATCGGCCGTTCCGCCAATTGTGCAAGGAACTCGGGGCCGGCTATGCCGTTTCCGAAATGGCAGCCTCGAACCCGAAACTGTGGGAAACTGAAAAGTCGACCCGCCGCACCAATCACAGCGGCGAAATGGAACCGAAGGCGGTGCAGATCGCCGGTGCCGATGCGCGCATGTTGGCCGACTGTGCCAAGTTCAATGTCGACAAAGGCGCGCAGATCATCGATATCAACATGGGCTGTCCGGTCAAAAAAGTCTGTAATGCCTGGTGCGGTTCGGCCTTGCTGCAGCATGAAAGTTTGGTCGCCGAGATACTCGATGCCGTGGTCGCGGCCGTCAATGTACCGGTCACGTTGAAATTTCGTACCGGCTGGGACCGCGCCAACAAGAATGCCCTCAACATCGCGCGCATCGCCGAAGCGGCCGGCATACAAATGCTCACGCTGCACGGCCGTACGCGCGCCGACGCTTACCGCGGTGAAGCGGAGTACGACACCATCGCCGCCGTCAAAAGCGCGGTGCGCATACCGGTGGTGGCCAATGGCGACATCACTACGCCGGAAAAAGCGCGCCACGTGCTGGCCGTGACCGGTGCCGATGCCATCATGATCGGCCGCGCCGCGCAAGGCCGGCCATGGATCTTCCGCGAAATCGAACATTTTCTGCGCACCGGTGTGCATTTGCCGCCACCGCTGATCAGCGAAGTGCGCACTTTGATGGATGGCCACCTGCGCGCCCACTATGCGTTTTACGGCGATTATCTCGGTGTGCGCACGGCGCGCAAGCATATCGGTTGGTATGTGCAAGACCTCATCGGCGGCGAACAATTCCGCCAACAAATGAATCTATTAACCGACTGCGAACAACAACTGGCCGCAGTCAGTCATTTTTTTGATGGCATGGCAGGGGAACGGTTACAATACCGGCCCTTTGAAGAGAAAATGGCGGCATAA
- a CDS encoding histidine phosphatase family protein yields MTDILLIRHGETAWNAVRRLQGHLDIPLNAVGTSQAKALAAALQTEKLAAIISSDLQRAIQTAGEIARLQGISTRLDAGLRERCFGGFEGQLYSDLPQLFPHEYAAWKTQDPDAEFPPGENAGESTRRFHARVISHIQHYARQFAGQKIAIVAHGGVLECAYRAAHRLPLDAPREVTIYNASINRFSCDDNGELHLLSWGDIAHLSRADTIDEIA; encoded by the coding sequence ATGACTGACATCCTCTTGATACGCCACGGCGAAACCGCTTGGAACGCCGTCCGTCGTCTGCAAGGGCATCTCGACATTCCCTTGAATGCAGTCGGCACCAGCCAAGCCAAGGCGCTGGCCGCGGCACTACAAACTGAAAAATTGGCCGCCATCATTTCCAGCGACCTGCAGCGCGCCATCCAAACCGCCGGCGAAATCGCGCGCCTGCAAGGAATCAGCACCCGGCTCGATGCCGGTTTGCGAGAACGCTGTTTCGGTGGTTTTGAAGGACAGTTATACAGCGATTTACCGCAACTGTTTCCGCACGAATATGCCGCCTGGAAAACACAAGACCCGGATGCCGAATTTCCACCTGGAGAAAACGCCGGCGAAAGCACGCGGCGCTTTCATGCCCGCGTGATCAGCCATATTCAACACTATGCGCGCCAGTTTGCCGGTCAAAAAATCGCTATCGTCGCGCACGGCGGCGTGCTTGAATGCGCCTACCGCGCCGCCCACCGCTTGCCACTCGACGCACCGCGCGAGGTAACGATTTACAATGCCAGTATCAATCGCTTCAGTTGTGATGACAATGGTGAACTGCATCTGCTGAGCTGGGGCGATATCGCGCATCTTTCCCGTGCTGACACGATTGATGAAATCGCTTGA
- the dtd gene encoding D-aminoacyl-tRNA deacylase, producing the protein MIALLQRVTAAQVSVAGSSIGAIGPGLLVLLCAERGDSATQADALLSKLLNYRVFADAAGKMNLNLQQCGGGLLLVPQFTLAADTRSGTRPSFTPAAPPQLAQPLFDYFVTRARAAHPQVETGRFGADMQVSLTNDGPVTFWLQISPPQATND; encoded by the coding sequence ATGATTGCACTGCTTCAGCGTGTCACGGCGGCACAAGTCAGCGTCGCCGGCAGCAGCATCGGTGCGATCGGCCCCGGCTTGTTGGTCTTGCTGTGCGCCGAACGCGGCGACAGCGCGACGCAAGCCGATGCCTTACTGAGCAAATTGCTCAATTACCGCGTATTTGCCGATGCCGCCGGCAAAATGAACCTGAACTTGCAGCAGTGCGGCGGTGGCTTGCTGCTGGTGCCGCAATTCACGCTCGCAGCCGATACCCGCTCCGGTACGCGGCCCTCGTTCACCCCGGCAGCACCGCCCCAATTGGCGCAACCGCTGTTTGATTACTTCGTCACGCGCGCGCGCGCGGCCCACCCTCAGGTAGAAACCGGTCGTTTTGGCGCGGACATGCAAGTCTCGCTGACGAATGATGGACCGGTGACATTCTGGCTGCAAATCTCCCCACCACAAGCAACTAATGACTGA
- the tyrS gene encoding tyrosine--tRNA ligase, with protein MTSSQNLSSSVNVVPSSKSAAPTALPLSDAVQHALAVSKRGVDELLIESEFAQKLARSEASGKPLRIKLGLDPTAPDLHLGHTVVLNKMRQLQDLGHQVIFLIGDFTSMIGDPSGRNATRPPLTREQIADNAQTYFKQASLVLDPSKTEMRYNSEWCDALGARGMIQLSSKYTVARMMERDDFTKRFKAGTPISVHEFLYPLMQGYDSVALHADLELGGTDQKFNLLVGRELQKDYGQEQQCILTMPLLEGLDGVEKMSKSKNNYIAITEPANTMFAKIMSISDTMMWRYYELLSFCSIEQIAAHKQAVADGQNPRDIKVAIAQEIVTRFHSHHAAVEALSDFVNRSKGGIPDDVPEVSLSGAPLAIAQLLKQSNLCASTSEALRMIDQGGVRIDGVVISDKGLKVAAGTLVLQVGKRKFARVSLQA; from the coding sequence ATGACTTCCTCTCAAAATCTGTCCTCCTCCGTCAATGTCGTGCCATCAAGCAAATCCGCTGCGCCGACCGCGCTGCCCTTGTCCGATGCAGTACAGCACGCTCTTGCCGTAAGCAAACGTGGCGTCGACGAATTACTCATCGAATCCGAGTTCGCCCAAAAGCTCGCTCGCAGCGAAGCCAGTGGCAAACCGCTGCGTATCAAACTCGGGCTCGACCCGACCGCCCCTGATTTGCACCTCGGCCACACCGTGGTACTGAACAAGATGCGGCAGTTGCAAGACCTCGGGCACCAAGTGATCTTTCTGATCGGCGACTTCACCTCGATGATCGGCGACCCATCCGGCCGCAATGCCACCCGGCCGCCGCTGACGCGCGAGCAAATTGCCGACAATGCCCAGACTTACTTCAAGCAAGCCAGCTTGGTGCTTGATCCGAGCAAGACAGAAATGCGTTACAACTCCGAATGGTGCGATGCCCTTGGCGCACGCGGGATGATACAACTGTCGTCTAAGTACACGGTCGCGCGCATGATGGAACGCGATGACTTTACCAAGCGCTTCAAGGCCGGCACGCCGATTTCGGTACACGAATTTCTCTACCCGCTGATGCAAGGCTACGATTCCGTGGCCCTGCATGCTGACCTTGAACTTGGTGGCACCGATCAAAAATTCAATCTCTTGGTTGGTCGCGAGCTACAAAAAGATTATGGCCAAGAGCAGCAATGCATACTGACCATGCCTTTGCTCGAAGGTTTGGATGGCGTGGAAAAAATGTCCAAATCGAAAAACAATTACATCGCCATCACCGAGCCGGCCAATACCATGTTCGCCAAGATCATGAGTATCTCCGACACCATGATGTGGCGCTATTACGAGTTACTGTCCTTCTGTTCAATCGAGCAAATTGCCGCACATAAACAAGCGGTGGCCGATGGCCAAAATCCGCGCGACATCAAAGTTGCGATTGCGCAGGAAATCGTCACGCGTTTTCACAGCCATCACGCTGCCGTCGAAGCGCTCAGCGATTTCGTCAATCGTTCCAAAGGCGGTATTCCCGACGACGTACCGGAAGTCAGCCTGTCCGGCGCGCCGCTGGCGATTGCGCAATTGCTGAAACAAAGCAATCTGTGCGCCTCGACTTCGGAAGCCTTGCGCATGATCGACCAAGGCGGCGTGCGTATCGATGGCGTGGTCATCAGCGACAAGGGCTTGAAAGTCGCAGCCGGCACGCTGGTATTGCAAGTTGGTAAGCGTAAATTTGCGCGCGTGAGTTTGCAGGCATGA
- a CDS encoding M23 family metallopeptidase, giving the protein MRPPIDKLLRLVSASRLLFGSRRVSRAVSLSALFCAVCAVGAAAVAPLAPDASDLPVKRIHTDLPLPSLDEQIAALAANEQHFVREENVRRGDTLNALLLRLGVDDDEANQFIKSDAVARSLLQLRIDRAVRAKTNEEGELEWLQTTVIDGPDKTARNLEVKRDAAGHLVASTSAATLERRVEMASGSISSSLFAATDEANIPDNVSTQIIGMFETNIDFRKLQRGDHFNVVFETFWQDGQMVKSGRVLAGEFSNAGKAYQAVWFDEGAGQGGYYTFDGKSLKKAFLKSPLEFTRISSGFSMRLHPISGQWKQHKGVDFAAVVGTPIRATADGVVDTAAMSGGYGNLVVIKHWSNYSTAYAHMSRFAAGIRKGSRVSQGEVIGYVGTTGWSTGPHLHYEFRVNNAARDPLSVVVPDAPALASNETARFKAVAGDMHHRFNLMRPERAESINVAAR; this is encoded by the coding sequence ATGCGTCCACCTATAGATAAATTACTTCGTCTGGTCTCGGCCAGCCGTTTATTGTTCGGTTCCCGTCGGGTTTCACGCGCCGTTTCTTTGTCCGCCCTGTTTTGCGCCGTTTGCGCGGTCGGTGCAGCGGCGGTCGCGCCTTTGGCACCAGATGCCTCCGACTTGCCGGTCAAACGTATTCACACCGACTTGCCCTTACCATCACTCGATGAACAAATCGCCGCCTTGGCTGCCAATGAGCAGCATTTCGTGCGCGAAGAAAATGTACGTCGCGGCGATACCCTGAACGCCTTGTTATTGCGTTTAGGCGTAGATGATGATGAGGCGAATCAATTCATTAAATCGGACGCCGTGGCCCGCAGTCTGTTGCAATTACGTATAGACCGAGCGGTGCGGGCAAAGACGAACGAGGAAGGCGAGCTGGAATGGCTGCAAACCACGGTCATCGATGGCCCAGATAAAACCGCGCGTAACCTCGAAGTCAAACGCGATGCGGCCGGCCACTTAGTCGCCAGCACCAGCGCAGCCACCTTAGAGCGGCGTGTGGAAATGGCATCGGGCAGTATTTCATCGTCCTTGTTTGCTGCCACCGACGAAGCCAATATTCCCGATAATGTTTCGACCCAAATTATCGGCATGTTTGAAACCAACATCGATTTCCGAAAATTGCAGCGTGGCGATCATTTTAATGTTGTGTTTGAAACTTTTTGGCAAGATGGCCAGATGGTCAAGAGCGGCCGTGTACTCGCCGGTGAATTCAGTAATGCTGGCAAGGCCTACCAAGCGGTGTGGTTTGATGAAGGGGCCGGGCAGGGTGGTTACTACACCTTTGACGGCAAGTCGCTGAAGAAAGCTTTCCTCAAGTCACCATTGGAATTTACCCGTATTTCTTCGGGTTTTTCGATGCGCCTGCATCCGATTTCGGGACAATGGAAACAGCATAAAGGCGTCGACTTTGCCGCCGTGGTCGGTACACCCATCCGTGCCACCGCCGATGGCGTGGTTGATACGGCAGCGATGAGCGGCGGTTACGGCAACCTGGTCGTGATCAAGCACTGGTCGAATTACAGCACCGCGTATGCACACATGAGCCGTTTTGCCGCTGGTATACGCAAGGGTTCACGCGTGAGTCAAGGCGAAGTCATCGGCTATGTCGGTACCACCGGCTGGTCGACCGGTCCGCATTTGCATTATGAATTCCGCGTCAATAACGCGGCGCGTGATCCGTTGTCGGTGGTGGTGCCGGATGCGCCTGCATTGGCCAGCAATGAAACCGCGCGTTTCAAAGCGGTGGCCGGTGACATGCATCATCGCTTCAATTTAATGCGGCCGGAACGAGCCGAAAGTATTAACGTAGCAGCGCGCTGA
- a CDS encoding anhydro-N-acetylmuramic acid kinase, whose translation MHLDDALYIGLMSGTSLDGVDGVLLRLPEHATGELEILASRHLPFDAALHAAALQLQQPGPNEIEREAELANAIARIYADCTAALLQQHPAQNVRAIGAHGQTIRHRPEAGFTRQSLNAALLAELSGIDVVADFRSRDVAAGGQGAPLVPAFHRALFGAPGACRVVANIGGIANVSVLAADGSTSGYDTGPGNVLMDYWIAQQRGEPYDADGAWAAQGQICAGLLARMLTEPYLQLAAPKSTGRDLFHGAWLQQHLLHWPAVAAVDVQATLCALTAHSLAAAISKEVSAVYVCGGGAYNTCLMTMLAQAIQDQGGRASLHSTAALDMDPEQVEACAFAWLAQQFFQREPGNLPAVTGARGGRVLGALYPR comes from the coding sequence ATGCACCTTGATGACGCACTGTATATCGGTTTGATGTCGGGCACCAGTCTCGATGGGGTCGACGGCGTGTTGCTGCGCTTGCCAGAACATGCCACTGGCGAGCTTGAAATTCTGGCCAGTAGGCATTTGCCTTTCGATGCCGCGCTGCATGCGGCAGCACTGCAATTGCAGCAGCCAGGGCCGAATGAAATCGAACGCGAAGCCGAGCTGGCCAATGCCATCGCGCGCATCTATGCCGATTGCACGGCGGCTTTGCTGCAGCAGCATCCGGCGCAGAATGTGCGTGCCATTGGCGCGCATGGGCAAACGATACGGCACCGGCCGGAAGCCGGGTTTACCCGTCAGAGTTTGAATGCGGCTTTGCTGGCGGAATTGAGCGGCATCGATGTCGTGGCCGATTTTCGCAGCCGCGATGTCGCCGCCGGCGGCCAAGGCGCACCCTTGGTACCGGCCTTTCACCGCGCTTTGTTCGGTGCGCCGGGCGCATGCCGGGTGGTGGCGAACATCGGTGGCATTGCCAATGTCAGTGTGCTGGCCGCCGACGGCAGTACCAGCGGTTATGACACCGGGCCTGGCAATGTGCTCATGGATTACTGGATTGCTCAGCAGCGCGGCGAACCTTACGATGCCGACGGTGCTTGGGCCGCGCAAGGCCAGATTTGTGCCGGTCTGTTGGCGCGCATGTTAACTGAACCCTACCTGCAACTGGCCGCACCGAAAAGCACCGGGCGTGATTTATTTCATGGCGCTTGGTTGCAGCAGCATTTACTGCATTGGCCTGCGGTGGCGGCCGTTGATGTGCAGGCGACCCTGTGCGCCTTGACCGCGCACAGCCTGGCTGCCGCTATCAGTAAGGAAGTCAGCGCCGTGTATGTGTGCGGCGGCGGTGCTTATAATACCTGCTTGATGACGATGCTGGCACAGGCCATCCAAGACCAAGGCGGGCGCGCCAGCTTACACAGCACGGCGGCTTTGGACATGGATCCGGAGCAGGTGGAAGCGTGCGCCTTCGCATGGTTGGCGCAGCAATTTTTTCAGCGCGAGCCGGGAAATCTGCCGGCAGTGACCGGTGCGCGCGGCGGGCGTGTCCTCGGTGCTTTATATCCACGCTAA
- a CDS encoding aldo/keto reductase, with translation MSHNLLSPRRQLAANGPDFSRIVLGLWRLADWNMTPQQRVTFLEEALALGITTIDQADIYGDYQSETLLGQAVQLAPSLRQRLQFVSKCGIKLVSSARPAHSLQHYDTSRAHLIASAEHSLHAMQIEQLDLLLIHRPDPLMDADEIAAAFSHLQDSGKVRHFGVSNFTPAQFDLLAARFPLVTNQLELSLMHLQPLHDGSLDLCQRLRCAPMIWSALGGGALFAEPATPAVLRVRSVLERLATEYAVSVTTVALSWILRHPSQPLVLTGSGRVAALRDAVRACDLELTREQWFALWSAAAGKSVD, from the coding sequence ATGAGTCACAACTTACTTTCTCCGCGCCGACAATTGGCGGCAAATGGTCCGGATTTTTCTCGTATTGTGCTCGGTTTATGGCGCCTGGCTGATTGGAATATGACGCCGCAGCAGCGCGTTACTTTTCTCGAAGAGGCGCTGGCGCTGGGGATCACGACGATCGATCAAGCCGATATTTACGGTGACTACCAAAGTGAAACCTTGCTGGGTCAGGCCGTGCAACTGGCACCATCCTTACGTCAGCGTTTGCAGTTCGTCAGCAAATGCGGCATCAAATTGGTGTCGTCGGCGCGGCCGGCACATAGCCTGCAGCATTACGATACCAGCCGCGCGCATCTCATCGCCAGCGCCGAACATTCACTGCACGCCATGCAGATAGAGCAGCTCGACCTGCTGCTGATCCACCGGCCCGATCCCTTGATGGATGCCGATGAAATCGCTGCCGCCTTCAGTCATTTGCAAGACAGTGGCAAGGTGCGGCATTTCGGGGTGTCGAATTTCACGCCGGCGCAATTCGACTTGCTGGCAGCACGTTTTCCCTTGGTGACGAATCAGCTTGAATTATCGCTCATGCATTTGCAGCCGCTGCATGATGGCAGCCTCGATCTGTGTCAGCGCTTGCGTTGTGCGCCGATGATTTGGTCGGCACTCGGTGGTGGTGCCTTATTCGCTGAGCCAGCCACTCCCGCGGTTCTGCGGGTGCGCAGTGTCTTGGAACGTCTGGCCACCGAGTATGCGGTGTCGGTGACGACGGTGGCCTTATCATGGATCTTGCGCCATCCTTCACAGCCCTTGGTATTGACCGGTTCCGGTCGGGTTGCCGCTTTGCGTGATGCGGTACGCGCTTGTGATCTGGAACTGACACGCGAGCAATGGTTTGCACTCTGGAGCGCGGCGGCCGGTAAATCGGTCGATTGA
- a CDS encoding porin, whose protein sequence is MRKLTVSLYSPKRLVAAALYCAGGLPAYASELTLYGVIDVAMRYDSKAQRSELGSGQIQGSHWGLRGRDGLGTDSSLIFALEAGFNPDDGRSGQQSRLFGSQAWLGVEGPAGSLRLGRQYGVMFDAMSAIDPYGIANGDAISWQYNLFGLRFDNTLKYQQTLANWQVSVAYSFSEQAANSRAGRTLGLSLARDFGGVLAYAAWQKSADLDGRSASAAMLGATAEYRAVKLWAGYLQLRREQGFLQCSAVVTPGSVAAPCHAEPLANASFAAGFASGAAVTNYLQFALSYRLQPQLEVVAAFMEDRTAVAGSEGRFGRRSRYLMLDYALSLRTDLYAAIDHSRLDTAGLEHPAYEAQNDGAKGYHIGLRHRF, encoded by the coding sequence ATGCGCAAACTGACTGTTTCTCTGTATTCGCCAAAGCGGCTGGTGGCCGCCGCACTGTATTGCGCCGGCGGTCTACCGGCGTATGCCAGTGAGCTCACGCTGTATGGCGTCATCGATGTCGCCATGCGTTATGATAGCAAGGCGCAGCGCAGCGAGCTCGGTAGTGGCCAAATTCAAGGCAGTCATTGGGGGCTGCGCGGGCGCGATGGCTTAGGGACTGACAGCAGCTTGATCTTCGCACTCGAGGCCGGGTTTAACCCCGATGACGGCCGCAGCGGCCAGCAATCGCGCCTGTTCGGCAGTCAGGCTTGGCTTGGTGTCGAAGGCCCGGCCGGCAGCTTGCGCCTTGGTCGCCAGTATGGCGTCATGTTCGATGCCATGTCGGCCATCGATCCATATGGCATAGCCAACGGCGATGCGATTTCCTGGCAGTACAATTTGTTCGGCTTGCGGTTTGATAATACGCTCAAATACCAGCAGACACTGGCGAACTGGCAAGTCTCCGTTGCCTATAGTTTTTCTGAACAAGCTGCGAACAGCCGCGCCGGCCGAACGCTAGGACTCAGTCTGGCACGCGATTTCGGCGGCGTGCTGGCTTATGCTGCCTGGCAGAAAAGTGCCGATCTGGATGGCCGCAGCGCCAGTGCCGCCATGCTCGGCGCGACCGCCGAGTATCGTGCAGTCAAATTGTGGGCCGGGTATTTGCAACTGCGGCGTGAGCAGGGTTTCCTGCAGTGCAGCGCGGTCGTTACGCCAGGTTCAGTGGCGGCTCCTTGCCATGCAGAGCCACTTGCCAATGCCAGTTTTGCAGCGGGTTTCGCCAGCGGCGCTGCCGTCACAAACTACCTGCAGTTCGCACTCAGTTATCGGCTGCAGCCGCAGCTCGAAGTGGTGGCTGCTTTCATGGAAGACCGCACGGCGGTGGCCGGCAGCGAAGGCCGATTCGGGCGGCGCAGTCGCTATCTGATGCTCGATTACGCCTTATCTTTACGCACCGATTTGTATGCGGCCATCGATCATAGCCGGCTCGACACGGCCGGCTTGGAGCACCCGGCTTATGAGGCGCAAAACGATGGGGCCAAGGGCTACCATATTGGCTTGCGCCACCGCTTCTGA